Below is a window of Acidobacteriota bacterium DNA.
CATCAGGTTCTCCAAAAAGACGATTTTTCGTGACTGCCGGTTTGAATTCAGACAAGTTGTTTGCAACCTGCAAGGGGGTTACAGCGAATCAATTGTGGCACGCAGCTTGGCGAGTTGATCGCTTAGCTCCGCCGCACGGGAGCGCGATTCCGCGACGACTTCAGCGGCGGCGCGAGCAATGAAATCCGCATTGCCCAGTCGTTTTTCCAAGCCCGCCAGTTCGTTTGTCAGCTTGCCGAATTCTTTTTCCAGCCGCGCGCGTTCCTTGTCGAAATCAATCAATCCTTCCAGCGGAACGGCGACTTCGGCGCCGGTAAATACTGCACGGGCGGAACCTTTTGCAGGTTCGATCTTTTCGACGAATTCCAAATCGTTGATCCGCGCCAACCGCTTGATGTGATCGCTCATGCTCGTCAGCACATCGCGAGCGGCGGCATCCGCCGGAGCGACCGTCGCTTTCAATTGCACTGAAGGCGCAATGTTAAACGTCGAACGAATGTTGCGCAGCTTGGTAATGGTTTCAATTACGAGTGCCATTTCGCGTTCGGCGCGGCCATCCAGTTGCGCGGAATTGTGCGAAACAAACTCGGCGGTGCTGATCGTGTCGCCTTTGTGCGGCAAGCGTTGCCACAACTCTTCAGTGATGTACGGCATGATCGGATGCAGCAGACGCAAACTGCGTTCGAGCACGTAAATGATCCGGCGTTTGACGGCCAGCGATTGGTCGCTTTGCTCTTTCGTCGTAACAAACGGTTTCGACAGTTCGATGTACCAGTCACAGAAATCATTCCAGAAAAACCGGTACAACTCTTCCGCCGCCTCATGGAAACGATATTCGCCCAGCGCGTTGTGAACTTCCAGCGCGATGCGATTCAACCGGCTCAGAATCCAGCGGTCTGCCAGTTCCGGTTCGGAAAGCTCCGTTTCCCAATCAACCGGTTCCTGCGCTTCCAGAACTTCGTCGCAATTCATCAACACGAATCGCGCGGCATTCCAAATCTTGTTGGCGAAATTGCGGGAGCTTTCCAGTTTGGAATCCTGCAAGGTGATGCTGACGCCTGAAGTCGAAGCCGCCGTCAACATAAACCGCACGGCGTCGGTGCCGTATTTGTTGAACATTTCCAGCGGGTCAACGACGTTGCCTTTGGTTTTGGACATCTTCTGGCCTTCTGGATCGAGCACCAGCGCAGTGATGTACACCGTGTGAAAGGGCACCTCACCCATGAATTTCAAACCCATCATCATCATACGCGCAACCCAGAAAAAGATGATGTCGGCGGCGGTGATCAACAATGTCGTCGGGTAATAAGTTTTCAGGTCCCCGGTTTGTTCCGGCCAGCCCAAAGTCGAAAACGGCCACAGCCCTGATGAAAACCAGGTGTCCAAAACATCCGAGTCTTGAGTCAGTTCGATTGGCGAATCAACTCCCTGGGCGGCCAAGCGTTCGCGGGCTTCTGTTTCGGAACGCGCCACAACAATTTGACCGTCAGATGTGTACCAGGCAGGAATGCGATGCCCCCACCAAAGTTGGCGAGACACGCACCAGTCCTGAATGTTTTCCAGCCAGTTGCAGTAAATCTTGGTGTTGCTTTCAGGGATAAATTTTGTTTTGCCATCTTTGACGGCTTGCAGAGCCGGTTCGGCCAATGGCTGCATCCGCATAAACCATTGCATCGAAACCAGCGGTTCAACGATGGTGCCGCTACGCTGGCAATGGCCAACGTTATGCGTGTAATCCTCGACCTTCAGCAACAAGCCGAGCGCTTCCAAATCGGCGACGACGACCTTGCGCGCTTCGCGAGCGTCCAGCCCGCGATATTTTTCCGGCACGGCATCAGTCATCTTCGCGTCTTTGCCGATAACTTGCAGAAATTCCAGGTTGTGGCGTTTGCCCATCGCAAAATCGTTCGGATCGTGTGCCGGCGTGACTTTGACAAAACCAGTCCCAAAATCCTTTTCGACAATTTCATCCTGAATAAAGGGAATTTCGGTGCCTACCAGCGGCAACACAGCTTTTTTGCCGACGACTGAAGGGTAGCGGCCTTCGGCTGTCGCATCTTCAGGATTCAACGCAATTGCCGTATCGCCGAGCATCGTTTCCGGTCGAGTCGTCGCGACGACGATGAAATCTCCGGCAGGAGTCGTGATCAATCCGGATTTCTGGTCTCCTTCGTTGGCTGTGACATAAGCTTCGGCCAAGCCTTCAACCGGCGAATTCGCAGTGCGGCCAATCGGATACGCAATGTGATAGAGCTTTCCTTTGACCGGCTTCATTTCCACTTCCAGATCGGAAATTGCCGTTTGCAAACCCGGCGACCAATTGATCATGCGCTCGCCGCGATAAATCAATCCTTCGTCATACAACCGCACGAAAACTTCCTTGACGGCATTGGACAATCCGTCGTCCATCGTGAACCGTTCGCGCGACCAATCCACCGATTCGCCCAGCACGCGCATTTGTTTTTGGATCGTGCCGCCGGAATGTTCTTTCCATTGCCAGACGCGTTCCAGAAATTTTTCGCGCCCCAAATCCTGGCGTTTGATGCCTTCGGCAGTCAACTGGCGTTCGACGATCATTTGCGTGGCGATCCCAGCGTGATCGGTTCCGGGCAGCCACAGCACGCGATTGCCGGACATGCGTCGCCACCGAGCCTGCACATCGTGCAAGGTGTGATTCAGCGCGTGACCCATGTGCAGATAGCCCGTCACATTCGGCGGCGGAATGACCATCGAAAACATTTTGGCTTTCGGGTCAGTGTTGTGTTCGGGGGAAAAATAACCGCCTTGTTCCCAGAACGGATACCAGCGGTCTTCAACATCTTTTGGTTCGTAAGTCTTCGGAATTTCCATGCGATTGATTGCCAATAAGTCTGTGAATACTCAATCTATTCGGCAGCAAAAAGGTGGGCAAGGCTCGATTGGTTTCGTCCCGGAGGGACGGTTTGAATTTAGCCCAGCAATTTAATGCTGGGGGCCAATCTAATCTGGTTCGCGTCCTGTAGGGACGCCTGAGTTCCTGGCAAAGGATTCAAGCGTCCCTACAGGACGCGATGGTTTACCCGCCCATACCCGGCGATGAATCGCCGGGCTAATCTCAGCCGTCCCTTCGGGACGAAGAAGTTATCAATGGCCTTGCCCCGTATATTGCTGCATAACATCAATAATCAGTGCGAATTGAAGCGGCGAGTATCGCCAATCAATTTGTAAATGACAACCACCAATGGCAGCGTCATTGCTTGACGCCCGATTGATGATTCAAGCAAGCTAGGCCCACTTTTTATTAACCAAGGAATCATTCATGAGCGAGCATACGTTTTCTCTGTTTCATCACACAGCTCCGGGCAAAAGCGGTCTGAAGGGCAAGCCTCCATTGTTGTTATTGCTGCATGGGTACGGCGCGAACGAAGACGATTTGTTTTCGCTGGCCCCGTACCTGGACGAACGCTTTTTCATCGTCAGCGCCCGTGCGCCCATCGCGTTGCGCGGAATGAGTGGGCACGCCTGGTTCAATCTGGCCTTCACCCCGCAAGGCATTTCCGTAGACCCGACGGAAGTCGAAGCCGCCCGGCACACCCTGCACAAATTTATCGGAGAGTTGGTCGAAACGTATGAACTGGATGGGAATGCGGTGTATCTGATGGGGTTCAGCCAGGGAGCGATGATGAGTCTGGCCGTTGCCTTAACATATCCCGGTACCGCTGCAGCCGTGGTTGCCATGAGCGGACGGTTGATGCCGCACACGCTGCAACAAATTCCGGACAAGGACGCGCTGATCGGATTGCCTGTCTTTGTCGTTCACGGCACGCGCGATGGCGTCATTCCCATCAGCCACGGACGCGAAACCAGCCGCATGCTTTCCGAATTGCCGATTGATTTGAGCTACAAGGAATACGACATGGGCCACGAAGTTTCCGCCGAAAGCCTGGAAGACATTGTGGATTGGCTGCGCGGGCAACTGGATCGCGCTTCGTCGGGTACGCTGATCAATTGAGATTGTAACGGAACAGGGAGCGGTAGCGACCTGGTGGTTCGTGATGTACGAACTCCGAAACTACCCCGTCGCTACTGCTCCGGGTTCCGTACCGCTTGTTACTCCTCATCAATTTCCACATAAAACTTGTCTTTGGGATTGAGCTCGACTTCCGGCATCGGCTCAAACTTCGACGGATCGAAGGGCGGCATCTCCGGTTCCGGCACGCCGAGTTCTCGTAGATTTTTGCGCACCGCTTCCAGTCCCCAGTGATACGCAAAGGGGGGGCCATCGCACCATGCCAGCCGATAGGCTTGGGTGGCGGCTTCGATGGCTTTGGCCTTGTTGCCCGCATCGCGTTCCAGTGCGGCGAGGACGTTCAGCGCATCAGCGTGAAAGAGCGGATACGGCCCTCGCTCGGCGGCCTCCCAAACGTCATCCAACAATTCGCGCGCTTCGGCGGGCTGATTCTGTCGTCGGCGCAGTTCGGCAAGCGCAATCAGCGCGGGGAGTTCTTCTTCCGTAAAATTCACCTGTCGCGCGTGAGTCAGGGCGTGATGCAATCGTTCGTCGGCAGTAACAAAGTCACCAATCCCCAATGCAATTTCGCCGGTTAAGCGAGTCGCCTGGATAAATCCTGGCTCGTAGATAAATGGGTCTTGGGAAAGCTCATAAGCGCGTTTTGCAAATGTGGACGCGCCAAAAAGATCACCTTTCCACAGAAACAGTTGCGACAGCTTCGCGCTGACATACCCTCGCCACTGCGAAGCACCTTCAGCAGGCAGCAATTTCAGGGCGCGAGTCAGTGCGGTGTTGGATAAAGCCGTCTCTCCACGTGCGGCCATCGCCAAGCCAATCCAGTTCAGGCTGCGTGCCTCATCAACTAAGGCATTAGTTTGCACGCGGGTGTAACTCAGAGATTGGCGCGCGGCGGCTTCCGCATCGCGGAACTTCCCGGACAGGCTCAATGCATACGACAGGGTGCGCAGACCGATACTGAAACTAAAATCATTCTTTATATCCGAATAAATCTGGTTGGCGCGACGCGACAACTGGGCGGCAAGTCCCGGTTGACCCGTGTAATGATATGACAGTGCCAGACTGTTGAGCGTGTAGGCTTGCTGCTCCGGGTAACGCAAATGAGGCAATTGCTCGACTCCGGACGGAAAGAGATGTTCCAGCAATTCGATCTGCTGACGGGAGGCGCTCAAGCGATAGCTCATGGCGTCGCTCAAGCGATCACGAAAGACAGCAAAAGCATCGTCATGATGTCCGAGACCGATCAGCGTGTGATAAAGCTCGATGGCTGGGGTCAGGTCTTCCAGGCTGTTGACTTCCTGCCAATAGTCAATTACCGGCGCTGCTTCAAAGTATTTGTGCAGATTGATGTAAACGTCATGTCTGGCATCATCGGCCAGTGAGTTCCACACCACACCGCGAACAATCGGATGTAAGTCATAGCGATTAACTCGCATGTCCCAGCCGACCAATCCACGATCTTCCAGTTCCACCAAAATCGTGTCCAAGGTTTGCTCGCCGACCACTGGCTTGCTTTTGCTTCGTCGTGCCTTGGCGACGAGCAAGGCGACAAGTGAGTCGTAGCTGGCGGGCATGCGAAAAGCGGCGATTGTCCACAGAACTTGTCGCGCGGGGGCGGCGAGTCCGCGCATGGCGAAATCCAGCACGTAGGATTTCACCTGCACCAGCGGGAGGTCCTGGAAAGGGTTGAAGTCTGGATGCGCTTTTTTCCAGGCTTCGAAATTGCCAGGGGCGCGCCGGAACCGTGCGACTTCCCCGGCCAGCGCCTGAATCAGCAGCGGATGATTTTCAACGCGGTTGAAGATGGGCAGAAGTTGGTCGCGCGCGCCGGAAACATTGAACTTGCGCCATAATTCCAGCGCATCGTCATCCGACAAACCTGCCAGGTCACGGCGGTAACATCCGGGCAGCGGGTCGCCATTCACTTTGTTTTCCAAATCTGCCGGATGCAGCCGCGTGCTGACCAGAATGCGCGAGGCTTTGACGCCTGCAAGTTTCCGCAAAAAGTTACCAACGCGTGGGTCGGCGGTTTTTCTGGGTACGCCCGCTTCCCAGCGGGCAGGCTTGGCAAGAGAGGGATGGGCGTCAACCTGGGCTGCCTCCGGCAGAGATGTCTCTTCGGCTGAAACTGCCCGCTGTGAAGCGTGCGTTCCCGGTCCATCCAGATATGCGGCATCCATCCGAGCGTAGGCAATCAGCAATCGCTCCATTCCGTCCAGTACGATCAAAAACGGTTCGCGGTCGAGGCGCGTGAGCAATTGCGATTCGCGGTCGGACAGCGGAATAGCTTCGATTTCGGCCATCGGTCGCCGCGTCACATACGCCAATGCGCGAGCGATAAAGTTTTCAAATCGCGCATCGCTTTCGTAAAAGCTCCACCACAACCGCCCGGCCATCGGCTTCATCTCGTGCGGAGCGATTTCGTTGAACCAATGCCAGGTCAACGCGCTTTTGCCTACACCGCCCAGCGCAACGATGTTCACAATGCGCGCGGCGTAAATTTCTGCGTTAGGTTTGGCGACCCAATCGGTCAGCAGGTTGAGTTCGGCTTGGCGGCCAATCAAGCCGCGCGTTTGCAGCAGCGTGTACGGATGCGCGATGAAAGGTTCGGGCGGTTCGGGGATGTCGTAATGCGGATGGAAGCTGGACGCGGGTTTTCCTTTTTCGTCTTCTTCGCGACGACGCAAATCGGCCAGCGCTTGAATGACCAGGCCGCGCAACTCTTCGGGCGATTTGAATTCGCCGCGAATGCGTCCCGCGCTGGCGCGTTTTTTTAAATCGGCGAGTTTTCGTTGGGCTTCGGCATCGGCTTCGACCATCTCAAAAGTTACCGGATGGTCTTTGTGCATCACGAAGACCAGAATCGGGATGCCGCGATCGTCGGCTCGCTTGAATTCCAGTTCGGTGTACGAAACATCGTATCCCGGAGGAATTTCTCCGTACCGGACGCCGAAAATACCGATGTAAATGTCGGCGTTGTCCACCATTTCGCGGTCTACGGTGATGGCGCTCGAGTCGCGCACGGGCAATTGCTCCATGCCGATCGGGAAGACGCTTTCGCGCAGACAGGCTTCGACGACTTGTTTGCGGTGTTCGGGCAGATCAAGCGAAGTACTGCTGATCATTGCCGTCTTTTGGCCGGGGCGTGGGGAAGTTGGCATAAGGTTCTCCTCTGGGTGCGCAGCGCTTCCAGCCTGCTAGGCTCGGCGATTGGCCCAGTTGTTCCGAAGTACGACTTGCCGAGATGCGCGCTGGAAGCTGCGCGCACCCAGGTCAGCGCAAATCCAGCGAATGCTTGGAAATTACGTCTGAATAACTCTGCAAGCCGCCTGCCGCGTATTCTTTGACGAAGCTGTCCATTGTTTGCAGCAACTGTGTGCTGTAATACCCGCTGACCGATTGTGGGTGCGCGTAACCCCAGGTGCCGTTGAAGTAGCTGCGGATAATCAAACTGTTTGCATCGCGCGGCAGGGCTTTGACGTTGGCGGCGAAATGGTCGAAATCGTCTCCGCGCATCAGATAAAACTCTACGTTCGAGGTGTAAAAAGCCGACACCTTTTCACGGCGTTCGTTCAGGTAAGCGGCGATGCTTTTCAGCGCGTGATCTCCGGCCAGGTTGCCGGTGACGGGAATGACCAGATTGCGTTCCTGCAAGGATTTCAGGGAGCGGAAATCGTCTTCGCTGACCAGATAATTGCACTGTTTGCCGGTCAGGTCTTTTTCCAGCAACAGGTCTCGGTAATTCGGGTAGTAATAGCGCGAGCCGCGTCCGTGGCTGGTGAATTTCAAATCCAGGCCGCTGGTGAAAAACTCCGTGTGCATGCGTTTGATGGTTTCAATCTCGCTGTCGCTGATTTTGATGCCGTAGCTTTTGATTTTGGCTCGGAGCGCGGCGTGCGTAGCGTCAAACAGCTTGGTGTCTTTCGGCGTTTTGTCTATGTAAGCGACGATGTCCTGAATGTTGCGCGCGTCCCAGGACTTCAAATCAGCAGGAACCGGTTTGCCGAAAAACAGGCACAGATATTCGATGCGATTGCGGGCGGATTCAAACAGCGCTTTGAACAGCAGATGCTGCAACAGATTGTCGTGACGAATGTCCACCATAAAGGCGATGTTCGGACGAATTTGCGCGATGTAGGAAAAGCTCTGGTCAGGGCCGACGCCGATGAAGGCTCCTCCGTTGATTTTCATCTGCCGCATCTTGCCCATTATGTGCAGGTAAGAGGTTTCGTTTGAAATCAGATTGTCGGTGTCGAAATAGCCGTTGGGTTCCGATAGCTTTTGGCTGAGCGCGGCGAACTGCTCAACCGTCAAACTTGTTTCTACCGGTTTGGGCGGCGTTTGTGCTGGAGCGGGTTGGGTCGCTTGCTGCGTTTCTGGCGCTGGGTTCGGCTGCGGCCTTTCCTGCAAACGAGCCGTTTGAATCAACGCACAAACAATCAAAACCGATAAAAACAATTTCCTTCTCATAACGTCCTCTCGCCAGTTCAGAATGCAGAACTTTTAGACAGGATTTACACGATTTATCAGGATTGCTTCAATCCACAGTTCAATCCTGTTGAATCTTGTAAATCCTGTCTTTATTTTCTTTGTTTCGAGTTTGCGGTTCTTGCTGATTACTCGACACCCTTCAAGTCCCAGGCCAGCTCATTCTTCCAATGATTCTGTTGTAGAAACGACAAGTATTCGCGTTCGCCGCGCACGTATAATCCCAAAAAGGCGATGCTATATGAATTAACAATGGCGTAGGTCGTTTCCATCGAAGTGTAGTTGAACTCCGTGCCGTCGCTGCGTTTGCCTTTGCCGACGCCATCGCCGAAGTTTTTGTCAATTTTGAAGACATCCGTGAAGGAGTAATGCCCGCCTTCTTTCAAATCCAGCAGATAACCATCGCGCTGATGTTTGGCGTACACGTCG
It encodes the following:
- a CDS encoding valine--tRNA ligase, translated to MEIPKTYEPKDVEDRWYPFWEQGGYFSPEHNTDPKAKMFSMVIPPPNVTGYLHMGHALNHTLHDVQARWRRMSGNRVLWLPGTDHAGIATQMIVERQLTAEGIKRQDLGREKFLERVWQWKEHSGGTIQKQMRVLGESVDWSRERFTMDDGLSNAVKEVFVRLYDEGLIYRGERMINWSPGLQTAISDLEVEMKPVKGKLYHIAYPIGRTANSPVEGLAEAYVTANEGDQKSGLITTPAGDFIVVATTRPETMLGDTAIALNPEDATAEGRYPSVVGKKAVLPLVGTEIPFIQDEIVEKDFGTGFVKVTPAHDPNDFAMGKRHNLEFLQVIGKDAKMTDAVPEKYRGLDAREARKVVVADLEALGLLLKVEDYTHNVGHCQRSGTIVEPLVSMQWFMRMQPLAEPALQAVKDGKTKFIPESNTKIYCNWLENIQDWCVSRQLWWGHRIPAWYTSDGQIVVARSETEARERLAAQGVDSPIELTQDSDVLDTWFSSGLWPFSTLGWPEQTGDLKTYYPTTLLITAADIIFFWVARMMMMGLKFMGEVPFHTVYITALVLDPEGQKMSKTKGNVVDPLEMFNKYGTDAVRFMLTAASTSGVSITLQDSKLESSRNFANKIWNAARFVLMNCDEVLEAQEPVDWETELSEPELADRWILSRLNRIALEVHNALGEYRFHEAAEELYRFFWNDFCDWYIELSKPFVTTKEQSDQSLAVKRRIIYVLERSLRLLHPIMPYITEELWQRLPHKGDTISTAEFVSHNSAQLDGRAEREMALVIETITKLRNIRSTFNIAPSVQLKATVAPADAAARDVLTSMSDHIKRLARINDLEFVEKIEPAKGSARAVFTGAEVAVPLEGLIDFDKERARLEKEFGKLTNELAGLEKRLGNADFIARAAAEVVAESRSRAAELSDQLAKLRATIDSL
- a CDS encoding alpha/beta fold hydrolase, whose translation is MSEHTFSLFHHTAPGKSGLKGKPPLLLLLHGYGANEDDLFSLAPYLDERFFIVSARAPIALRGMSGHAWFNLAFTPQGISVDPTEVEAARHTLHKFIGELVETYELDGNAVYLMGFSQGAMMSLAVALTYPGTAAAVVAMSGRLMPHTLQQIPDKDALIGLPVFVVHGTRDGVIPISHGRETSRMLSELPIDLSYKEYDMGHEVSAESLEDIVDWLRGQLDRASSGTLIN
- a CDS encoding DUF4062 domain-containing protein, which translates into the protein MPTSPRPGQKTAMISSTSLDLPEHRKQVVEACLRESVFPIGMEQLPVRDSSAITVDREMVDNADIYIGIFGVRYGEIPPGYDVSYTELEFKRADDRGIPILVFVMHKDHPVTFEMVEADAEAQRKLADLKKRASAGRIRGEFKSPEELRGLVIQALADLRRREEDEKGKPASSFHPHYDIPEPPEPFIAHPYTLLQTRGLIGRQAELNLLTDWVAKPNAEIYAARIVNIVALGGVGKSALTWHWFNEIAPHEMKPMAGRLWWSFYESDARFENFIARALAYVTRRPMAEIEAIPLSDRESQLLTRLDREPFLIVLDGMERLLIAYARMDAAYLDGPGTHASQRAVSAEETSLPEAAQVDAHPSLAKPARWEAGVPRKTADPRVGNFLRKLAGVKASRILVSTRLHPADLENKVNGDPLPGCYRRDLAGLSDDDALELWRKFNVSGARDQLLPIFNRVENHPLLIQALAGEVARFRRAPGNFEAWKKAHPDFNPFQDLPLVQVKSYVLDFAMRGLAAPARQVLWTIAAFRMPASYDSLVALLVAKARRSKSKPVVGEQTLDTILVELEDRGLVGWDMRVNRYDLHPIVRGVVWNSLADDARHDVYINLHKYFEAAPVIDYWQEVNSLEDLTPAIELYHTLIGLGHHDDAFAVFRDRLSDAMSYRLSASRQQIELLEHLFPSGVEQLPHLRYPEQQAYTLNSLALSYHYTGQPGLAAQLSRRANQIYSDIKNDFSFSIGLRTLSYALSLSGKFRDAEAAARQSLSYTRVQTNALVDEARSLNWIGLAMAARGETALSNTALTRALKLLPAEGASQWRGYVSAKLSQLFLWKGDLFGASTFAKRAYELSQDPFIYEPGFIQATRLTGEIALGIGDFVTADERLHHALTHARQVNFTEEELPALIALAELRRRQNQPAEARELLDDVWEAAERGPYPLFHADALNVLAALERDAGNKAKAIEAATQAYRLAWCDGPPFAYHWGLEAVRKNLRELGVPEPEMPPFDPSKFEPMPEVELNPKDKFYVEIDEE